One window from the genome of Haladaptatus paucihalophilus DX253 encodes:
- a CDS encoding phosphoribosylanthranilate isomerase, protein MTRVKICGLTDEDDLAAAVDAGADAIGLLVDVPVDSPREIPPTRAAELAREVPPFVSTVLVTMPETTERTVEIAELVEPDIVQVHGTSVGDLAYLTANVDANVVCSIDPSTDRPERYDSVADALLLDAAETGGTGETHDWDRARELTESLSSPVLLAGGLTPENVADAVRAVEPFAVDVASGVESTGGRKDPDAVESFITNAKQRQRAVLQR, encoded by the coding sequence ATGACGCGCGTGAAAATCTGCGGCCTGACGGACGAGGACGACCTCGCGGCCGCCGTCGATGCCGGGGCCGACGCCATCGGCCTGCTGGTGGACGTGCCGGTCGATTCGCCGCGCGAGATACCCCCCACTCGGGCCGCCGAACTCGCCCGCGAAGTCCCGCCGTTCGTCTCGACTGTCCTCGTAACGATGCCCGAGACGACGGAGCGAACCGTCGAAATCGCCGAACTCGTCGAACCCGACATCGTACAGGTCCACGGGACCAGCGTGGGCGACCTCGCGTACCTCACGGCGAACGTGGACGCGAACGTGGTCTGTTCCATCGACCCGTCGACCGACCGCCCGGAGCGGTACGACAGCGTGGCCGACGCGCTGTTGCTCGACGCCGCGGAAACCGGCGGCACCGGCGAGACCCACGACTGGGACCGTGCACGGGAGTTGACCGAATCGCTCTCCTCGCCGGTCCTGCTGGCCGGGGGACTGACCCCGGAGAACGTCGCGGACGCGGTTCGGGCGGTCGAACCCTTCGCCGTGGACGTGGCCAGCGGCGTCGAATCGACCGGCGGGCGAAAGGACCCCGACGCCGTCGAGTCCTTCATCACGAACGCGAAACAGCGCCAACGGGCGGTTCTCCAACGATGA
- the trpD gene encoding anthranilate phosphoribosyltransferase: MQDYIELVTDGQDLTISQAREAATAVFDGATEAQIGALLTGLRAKGETEAEIAGFAQGMRGAARTISPDRTPLVDTCGTGGDDYDTINVSTTSAIVASGAGVPVAKHGNYSVSSSSGSADVLDEVGVVVDSEPPAVERAIEEQGIGFMLAPVFHPAMKAVIGPRKELGMRTVFNVLGPLTNPAGADAQVVGVYDPDLVPVLARALSHMDVSHALVVHGSGMDEIAVHGETTVAEVEGGTIEEYALSPTDLGVEEHDVSAVSGGTPAENARDLEGIVEGTVGGAKRDIVLANAGAAIYVSGQADSLADGVEQARNAIDSGRAGEQLSAMTGALSA; the protein is encoded by the coding sequence ATGCAGGATTACATCGAACTCGTCACCGACGGGCAGGACCTCACGATATCGCAAGCACGGGAGGCGGCGACGGCCGTCTTCGACGGGGCAACGGAGGCTCAAATCGGCGCGCTCCTCACCGGATTGCGGGCCAAGGGGGAGACGGAGGCCGAAATCGCCGGTTTCGCGCAGGGGATGCGCGGGGCGGCGCGGACGATTTCGCCCGACCGGACGCCGCTGGTGGACACCTGCGGCACCGGCGGCGACGACTACGACACCATCAACGTCTCGACCACCTCGGCCATCGTCGCCAGCGGCGCGGGCGTTCCGGTGGCAAAACACGGCAACTACTCCGTCTCCTCCTCGTCCGGGAGCGCCGACGTGCTCGACGAGGTGGGCGTCGTCGTGGATTCCGAACCGCCCGCGGTCGAGCGCGCCATCGAGGAGCAGGGAATCGGCTTCATGCTCGCGCCCGTGTTCCACCCCGCGATGAAGGCCGTCATCGGCCCGCGCAAGGAACTCGGCATGCGCACCGTGTTCAACGTCCTCGGACCGCTGACGAACCCCGCCGGGGCGGACGCGCAAGTCGTCGGCGTCTACGACCCCGACCTCGTTCCCGTTCTGGCCCGCGCCCTCTCCCACATGGACGTCTCCCACGCGCTCGTCGTCCACGGCTCCGGCATGGACGAAATCGCGGTCCACGGCGAGACGACGGTCGCCGAAGTCGAAGGCGGAACCATCGAGGAGTACGCGCTCTCCCCGACCGACCTCGGCGTCGAGGAACACGACGTGTCCGCCGTCTCGGGCGGCACACCCGCCGAGAACGCGCGGGACCTCGAAGGAATCGTGGAGGGAACCGTCGGCGGGGCCAAGCGGGACATCGTGCTGGCGAACGCCGGGGCCGCGATTTACGTCTCCGGGCAGGCGGATTCGCTCGCGGATGGCGTCGAACAGGCCCGAAACGCCATCGACTCGGGACGCGCTGGCGAGCAACTGTCGGCCATGACGGGGGCGCTGTCGGCATGA
- a CDS encoding DUF7344 domain-containing protein — MSTIGDSSGTGDSDTGNETSEADSTVAKQVSDILDSNRSNDERATPLSRDMVFDVLKNQRRRYALHYLKQADETVQLSDLAEQVAAWENETTVGAISAAERKRVYTALYQSHLPKLDDAGIVDYNQNRGIVELSTAAEQLDPYLETNTRDDISWCKRYLGIAAIGFALLTAAWLEIPPLAGIGDIGLALLVVVAFTIVAVAHTYDARRAPTTGEQAPEIVDD, encoded by the coding sequence ATGAGCACAATCGGTGATTCCTCCGGCACCGGGGACAGCGACACCGGTAACGAAACAAGCGAGGCGGACTCGACGGTTGCGAAACAGGTCTCGGATATCCTCGATTCGAATCGCTCGAACGACGAACGCGCGACGCCGCTCTCCCGCGATATGGTCTTCGACGTATTGAAAAATCAGCGACGACGGTACGCCCTGCACTACCTGAAGCAGGCGGACGAAACCGTCCAGTTGAGCGACCTTGCGGAGCAGGTCGCCGCGTGGGAGAACGAAACCACCGTCGGCGCGATTTCGGCGGCCGAGCGAAAACGAGTCTACACCGCGCTTTACCAATCCCACCTCCCGAAACTCGACGACGCAGGAATCGTGGATTATAACCAAAACAGGGGTATCGTAGAACTCTCCACGGCGGCCGAGCAACTCGACCCGTATCTCGAAACGAACACGCGGGACGACATCTCGTGGTGCAAGCGATACCTCGGCATCGCGGCCATCGGATTCGCACTCCTTACCGCGGCGTGGCTCGAAATCCCGCCCCTCGCGGGAATCGGCGACATCGGACTCGCGCTCCTCGTCGTCGTCGCGTTCACCATCGTCGCCGTAGCGCACACCTACGACGCACGACGCGCGCCGACGACCGGCGAGCAAGCACCGGAAATCGTGGACGACTAG
- a CDS encoding lycopene cyclase domain-containing protein, with product MLPDIGAVFGPYTYIVSELVFGSFALWLLVRADALTRAGKTILVLYPLAYVWDWYTLTIGVFAIPLRTGIELVGIPLEEHIFMVVVPALVLGIHENLHRR from the coding sequence GTGCTCCCTGACATCGGCGCGGTGTTCGGTCCCTACACGTACATTGTCAGCGAACTGGTGTTCGGCTCGTTCGCGCTGTGGTTGCTCGTTCGAGCGGACGCCCTCACGCGCGCCGGGAAAACCATCCTCGTTCTGTATCCGTTGGCCTACGTCTGGGATTGGTACACCCTTACTATCGGCGTGTTCGCCATTCCACTTCGAACGGGCATCGAACTGGTCGGTATCCCCCTCGAAGAGCACATTTTCATGGTCGTCGTCCCCGCACTCGTGCTGGGGATTCACGAGAACCTGCACCGTCGCTGA